Genomic window (Rosa chinensis cultivar Old Blush chromosome 6, RchiOBHm-V2, whole genome shotgun sequence):
aaaaacttgttccTTGTTCATTGTTATTTTGTTGCTGTattgtttattttgattctgaCCTTTATGTACTTAAACTCGATTCTGTGTGCTGTTCATTGCCTTTGGTCAATTCAATCTTCACATTGTTTTTTGTCACTGTTTTTGTGTTTCTTTTCCCGGGAAGTTTCCCCTTTAACACCATTTGCATAATTATATCTCTGAATGCTCCCTTATCCTCTGACCTGCTATTACTACAATCTTAGTCAGTAGTTCAAGCAAGGATTCATTTGAAGCATTTGCTTATATTTGTGGGATTAGTGGGATGCTTTGTCTGGTTTATCACCGAACCTCTGTAAATATTATCGTTAGTTCGTGTTATGATTTTCCATCAAATCattcttattttgttttaagTCCGACCATTCTCAGATCACCTGAAGATAATGTTTTAGACAAAAGCTGTTGTGTTTGCTGTTGGTTGGATCTTTAATCTCCCTTTGGTCTGCCTATAAATATAGATTCACTTATATCCTCTTACTAGTACTTCCTTGTGGGCGCTATTACATATTTGCAAGGAATCAAATTGAATTTTGACCGTGCAATATTtctcttcactttattgggagaGTTCCATATTCGAATCATATCTTTTCACTTGTTGATACCTACAATTCTGGTGTAACAATTGGGTGGTTGCTTGACGCATCTATTCACTTGTTGAAGCCTACAATTCTGGCGTAACAATTGGGTGGTTGCTTGACTCAATTTGGGAGTTGTTAACTTGGTCATTAACTTGAGCCAATAAGAAGCTATATGAAGCTAGCATAGCTAGCACGTGTACAGAATCTCTCTGCTTCAGTGAGTGTCAAGTTTTCCAGTGGGGGACAAGGTTTCCTTTTATGTAATTAAGTAAATACTAGTAATAGTAGTGACTTCAAATTCATATGATTCCTTATCCATCATTGACAAGTTTGGGAAGGGTATACTTGAATCTGTTTCCCCCCAAAAAAGAAATATGAGGAAAAAAAGGATATGAAAGCCATGGTGCTGGTCTGATGCCAAATAGTCAAAAGCCTGGGGTTGCCAGTATTGAGATGCAAAAAGAAGATGCGTCATTCTAAAGCGAACCCAAAACGCCACATCTTCCTTATTATTTTTGGGAACAAACATTAAACAATTCTGTGCAACGGCTGCTCCAACATTTGAGTTGGAACGGTGCATCCTGCATTGCCTAGGAAACACTATAACAaacatttttttcttgtttttgcctTTTCTGGATAAAAGAGGTTCAGTTTCAGGTTCATCACCTGTACAACAAATACTGAAGCATGCTTAGACACCATCTAATATTCTAAAGCAGTGTGAGTGGGTGACATGTAAAGATTAAAGCGACAATCATAAAGAAGGAAACTACATCTAactttgaaaaaggaaaagaagtaaaGGGGGAATCCACCATAATTTCCCACCATCATTCACTGTTtggcaaaaacaaaataaacccaAGGTTCATATGAGAAGACTATCAAATAGATGAATATTGTCGTCTTCTTTCTAGGAACTGGTACTGACCACCTGTAGAAACACTGGCTCGCTTGCTGCAACTGTTGAATCCTACTGAAGCAAAGCCATTTATATCTGGAGGCATCATTCTTCTACTccgttttcttctccttctgagCACGAGATTTTGGCTTTTGGTATATAAGTATCTGACTCAGGAGGATGGAATTTGTTGCAACACCAAGTACAGAGCCCAACAAAACTTAAAAATAATTAAGGAGagcaaatgaattaaaaaatctATAAACATCAAACTCGCAGAAAAAGCACATGAAAAATGGAGGCACTCTAGCAAGATAGCTTAGGGTTTAAAAAAACTAAGTAACAGATAGCATCATGATATTTACTTTATTATATTTATGGTGATGCAAACACTAAAAATGGAACTAAATTTTGTTTGGACCTGAGAACTTGAACCTGCCACATCTACAGACTGACTAATCGAGCAAGTTTTTTCcctataattctttttttatttggccTCAATTAAGAAACATTTACAGTCACTTCAAAAGGAATGGTTAGTTATCACTTCAAAAGTGGGCCACTTACAGCCAAAACCTATTTGAAATCTACATGTACAGATGCACTACCTTTGTTATTCGCACATTTTATTATAGTTAATTCATTAAAAATGCAACTTAAAGTGACAGCCAAGGGTCTAGGATACCACTTTTCGGAGCTTGTTCTTGGATGCTGGTGAAAACTCTCACTGCAAAAGGAAGTTAAATATCTGTAAGTTCCCCGGAATACATATCTTACACATTACAGCATACAGCCCTTTTAACAAGTTGAACGTACCCATAGAACCTCCAAAGTTCATAAAGTTCGTTAAGAAGCTGAGCTCCCCTGTACTTTTGTTCTGCCCACGAAATAGTTAATCAACATGAGAAAGTACCTAAAACATGTGTGAACTGAAGAATAATACATAACAATCAAGTGGATTAGTTGCCAGAGATCAACACAAACTCCTAATTGCAAAATGCAAGCATTCAATATGTAAACCAGATGAATCCTTGCAACTTGTAAAGTAAGACATTTACAGACATTCGATGTTAGTAGTAATAATATCCAATTTGGAAACAAAGCAGGTGTTGACTTACAGAAAAGTTCTGCCATATCTGCGGGATCTTGGCAAAGAGAAAAATTGCATGTTGTGATGCCTGTAATAAATCGTTTTAGCATCAGACGGGCTATGATATAAAGAATTATTTAGAtcagaaggaaaaataaattactATTCATGTCCACTGATTCATAGGCTGGACAGTGAAAGTGGCTACTCACATATAGAGCTTCAAATAGAACAGGATCAATTCGACCTGCTAATATGGTTGGTGCTATACCACAATATCTGGAAAACCATTATATTAAGGAAGAAGTACATCACCATTTTCAATCTTACAGAATGtagattaaataaataaataaataaaattgcaaAAATTAAACTGATTCTTAAGAGAGAAGGATACAGTAATGCCGTCATCCATCTTTTGATGCTCACAGGTTGGGAGTAATAGTACATAATGGCAACTAATATTAGagctgtaaaaaaaaaaagcaaaaaagggAACAGTGTTAGATCCTTTGGGATTGCCATAACCGCTCTTCCTAATGCTACAGAATTGCATGCAACAACACCTAGTCCAATAAGGCCAACAAATGATAAACAAGGTTCTGAGGCTCCGTGTTTGAAAACTACGATCTATTCAACCACTACTATATGGACTAAAACTTTCAGAACGGGTCAAGCGAATCTGAAATATTTAATCTGGTTGAGTATGGAAAAAGCAATTCACCCTTACATCTAAGAAGCATTTCCCGAAGACATGTTAGAGCTGAGAAGAAAATTATAAGAAGCCTTTGGCATACCTTGGATCAAAAGAAAGGCCAGTTCCCCATAAGCTGAGAAGGGAAGCCCTCCATGAAGACAATATGCCAAAGCAATCGTGTAACCAACTAGTTCAAGCTCAAAAGACAAGATACTAAGACCTCTGATACTTCCATGTTCCAAAATCTTTAATATCTGCAGTCGAAAGACAAAAGCCTCAGATCACACAGATAGTCCTGCAAACAATTGCACAACGTGGCACTTCCACATGCCAATGGCAACAGATGAAGATCATAAATACTTAAAAAAAATGACAATCAGTTTAACTTAAAAAGAGGAACTTCCAAACAGTTTTGATGCCAAGACTCAGTTGCTGACCAATGCCACTATAATGTGGAAATTTAACACTGAATAATAATTTCAGAAAACTTCTTTGCTAAGCAAACTGATTCTGGATTTCTCTTCTGACCTACCAAACCTTCCATCATTTGAAAGGAATGAAAATTAAAGCGTGAATGCAGGCATCAAATATACAACCCTAACTGAAATCACACAACTTTTTTCACCGCATAATTAATGAAATCAGAGATCTATAGTCTATTTTCCATACAACACAATAATTTCAACCATGAAAACCAATCAAAACAGCTGCGATTGCTTTTTAATTATGATATcggaagcaaaagaaaagaagaaggtgCCTGAGGGAGTTTGACGGTGGTGGAAGCGGCGACGATGGCGTAGCCGAGGAGCGTGGAAATAAGGGGAAGCAAGCAATCCTTCTCGGGAAACTGGCCGTCGCTAAGAGCCCCCAGAGCACAGCTGAAATCGATTCCGAGGACTTTCATGTCTGTAAGTATGGATCCAACTCCGACTGAGACTCAGCCCTGTGGTTTTCTAGGGACCAATTTGTGGAAACCAGGGGATCCAAGCAACCGCAGCTTTTGGACCATATGACTTTTGTGGAGCAGCTACACTTTACTGTTAATCCGATATTACTATTTATTACACTTTTAACTACTTGTAATCTGTTACCGCATACGGTATGGGCTGTGCGGCTATATTTGCATTTCGGTCCAGACATACTAAACCCAAGTATCAATATTGGCCCACAAGAAAATCCAAGTACCAACACTGGGGGAAAATGGTTTGATGAGAGATATATTCCATTTTcccacttctttttttttttttttgggcaaatcTCTCATAAGTGATAAAACATGATTTTTAGTAGCTACTCCAAGTCTCTAAGTGATGGATATAAAATGTcgagttaatttttttgtttcatgATTTTCTCAGTTGTCCTACTTTGAaaaatcgtaaaaaaaaaaataataagattgAGATTTTTGAGTTCCGTCAATTGTAGAAGATTTTGATGAGAAAATAAGATGCATGTGATTTTGACTTTCGTGTGTATAGTGCACAGATTTGGTGGGAAATCATATATGGTTTCTGACaacttttatatattttttttcaaaagtttGAATATTAATTTCCATGGGGTTGAAAAATCATATAACATATTTCACTATTTCAGTATATTTAACGTGTCTTAAGGAGGCACCAAATATTTAGGATGGGTTATTATAGCCCCTCCCCATTGGACTTAATTAAGTTGTGTTTTGTTTGCTATCTTCTTACCTTCACCTTTGGATCGTGGGTAACTCATAGGTTACTAGCTTACTACTGTCCTTATATCTGATGCACTGTTTGTTTGTGTTATAGTTAGCAATATTCAGGACAAGAATTAAACGTTAAAAATACGTACATGAATAATTCGGtaattttagtaaaaaatacttTGAAAAATTCGGCCATAAAATACGGAAATAAAATTTGATACATATGTATTTAAAGCAAATGTAATAAAAAATACAGACGTAAAATAAGGATTGGTTTTTGTTATTTATAGTACTTTTATGTAGTTATTATGATTTCTAAAACataattttgaagaaaaaaaaaaaagtgaatcatagtttttatttttattttatttttccaaatATTACCATTTGGATGGACAATTTTTTTAGCTAATTCTTGAATAATTAGATCCTGtgccaaaaaataaaatgaaatttaaTTGACCCTGTGCTGAATTTATAATTAGGTAGAAATGAATAACCTTGTACTAAATGCTTCTTTCTCTCGGAGTTGATTAACGATGGAGGTGATGCGTACGTGCATCCTGGGGGGGCCATTTTGGTGCAACTTATAGTGATCCAAGGAAGTGGAAACCAGTCAGGATTTGAGGACCACTGCAAGAAATAGACAAACCCAGCAACCCCGTGATATTAATAGCTAACGACAGAAGTATGATCGGCTTTGAGGAAAAAAATCAGTGACTGTATAACATTGTCATAGGCGGATTCATACCGGGATTTATAGACGGCTGAGCTTACTC
Coding sequences:
- the LOC112169467 gene encoding mannose-P-dolichol utilization defect 1 protein homolog 2, with product MKVLGIDFSCALGALSDGQFPEKDCLLPLISTLLGYAIVAASTTVKLPQILKILEHGSIRGLSILSFELELVGYTIALAYCLHGGLPFSAYGELAFLLIQALILVAIMYYYSQPVSIKRWMTALLYCGIAPTILAGRIDPVLFEALYASQHAIFLFAKIPQIWQNFSNKSTGELSFLTNFMNFGGSMVRVFTSIQEQAPKSVLLGSVLGVATNSILLSQILIYQKPKSRAQKEKKTE